One uncultured Pseudodesulfovibrio sp. genomic window carries:
- a CDS encoding SpoIIE family protein phosphatase, with amino-acid sequence MKFKWKLLLVLLVVALLPLMAMRLVIEDADEESARILAERFGLGVSMGKEMDGEDLTLALEDILIARNESEMLSTARRSARTAGDRFRLISQMQREQLRILQGETPLGSDSADGKAHGGYWAWSEEGKRLRLKVDFASADQVAEGQDDPAEGNHFSRNALAAFRYGKQSLPRLALWQWAESPGGAVCLYPGLTEDMADVRQALASLARQAGGANLSVRPSPATRELLLLSSLRSDGRDASSVTTAAAMSDLFDRRDAVDLPDRVQWFFVQEDGAQLRVLASRVPDDDPQSLFWGQGGSLPDLPAEQGSTLLTGFEDGGYGSFRTGAGDADHLWVYSGLGVRGLGVILGLSVSSMLSESLQAERFVNQTIWVRHRTMMLVILALGLLTLATALTLSNTMTRRMERLAEAFRKVAAGDFSVRARVGGKDELAQLGATFDEMVPALDEQVRMKQDMAVARGIQQCLMPEDVPSVPGLDVAGISIPHDETGGDYYDFFTFDNGEVGAIVGDVTGHGIPAALLMASSRAFIRANLDGEVDSGRVLTRANDLLSQDIQMTGRSMTSFFCLVDPQQRAVRWSRAGHDPAIVYLPGTGAFEELAGDSGLPLGVMDGMEYVEDRRILPEGAVVFFGTDGVWETHGQDGELFGKDRIRDLLKSNATLSASDIAKTVVSSVRDFAGEDGVEDDLTLIVLKLS; translated from the coding sequence TTGAAATTCAAGTGGAAGCTCCTGCTGGTCCTGCTCGTGGTGGCCCTGTTGCCGCTGATGGCCATGCGGCTGGTCATCGAGGACGCCGACGAGGAATCCGCCAGGATTCTGGCCGAGCGGTTCGGCCTGGGTGTTTCCATGGGCAAGGAGATGGATGGCGAGGACCTTACCCTGGCCCTTGAAGACATTCTCATTGCCCGTAACGAGTCCGAGATGCTTTCCACTGCCCGCCGGTCGGCACGCACCGCCGGAGACCGGTTTCGGCTCATTTCCCAGATGCAGCGGGAACAGCTGCGGATTCTGCAAGGCGAGACGCCCCTCGGCTCGGATTCGGCGGACGGAAAGGCGCATGGCGGTTACTGGGCCTGGTCCGAAGAGGGCAAACGTCTCAGGCTGAAGGTCGATTTCGCCTCGGCCGATCAGGTTGCCGAAGGACAGGACGATCCGGCGGAGGGAAATCACTTTTCCCGGAACGCCCTGGCTGCCTTCAGATACGGGAAACAATCGTTGCCCCGGCTGGCCCTGTGGCAATGGGCCGAATCTCCCGGAGGGGCTGTTTGTCTCTACCCCGGCCTGACCGAGGATATGGCCGATGTCCGGCAGGCGTTGGCTTCGCTGGCGCGTCAGGCGGGCGGTGCAAACCTCTCGGTACGGCCCAGCCCGGCCACGCGGGAGTTGTTGTTGCTGTCATCCCTGCGCAGCGACGGCCGGGACGCCTCTTCGGTCACGACCGCGGCGGCAATGAGTGATCTTTTCGACCGCAGGGACGCCGTGGACCTGCCCGACCGGGTACAGTGGTTCTTTGTTCAGGAGGACGGCGCCCAGTTGCGGGTTCTCGCCTCCAGGGTGCCAGATGACGACCCTCAATCCCTGTTCTGGGGCCAGGGCGGTTCCCTGCCCGACCTTCCGGCAGAGCAGGGGAGCACCCTGCTGACCGGTTTCGAGGACGGCGGGTACGGATCGTTCCGCACCGGCGCGGGCGACGCGGACCACCTGTGGGTCTATTCAGGGCTTGGTGTGCGCGGCCTGGGCGTGATCCTGGGTCTGTCGGTCTCCTCCATGCTCAGCGAATCGCTTCAGGCCGAGCGCTTCGTCAACCAGACCATATGGGTCAGGCACCGGACCATGATGCTGGTCATCTTGGCTCTGGGATTGCTGACCCTGGCCACGGCCTTGACCCTCTCGAACACCATGACCCGGCGGATGGAACGGTTGGCCGAGGCGTTCAGGAAGGTGGCGGCGGGCGACTTTTCGGTGCGGGCGCGTGTTGGCGGCAAGGACGAACTGGCCCAGCTGGGGGCGACCTTCGACGAGATGGTTCCGGCTTTGGACGAACAGGTCCGCATGAAACAGGACATGGCCGTGGCTCGGGGCATCCAGCAATGCCTCATGCCCGAGGATGTCCCGTCCGTACCCGGCCTGGATGTGGCCGGGATCTCCATTCCGCACGATGAGACCGGCGGGGACTATTATGACTTCTTCACCTTTGACAACGGCGAGGTCGGGGCGATCGTCGGCGACGTGACCGGCCACGGTATCCCGGCGGCCTTGCTCATGGCCAGCTCGCGGGCGTTCATCCGCGCCAACCTGGACGGCGAAGTGGACTCGGGGCGGGTTCTGACCCGCGCCAACGACCTGCTCTCTCAGGATATCCAGATGACGGGCCGATCCATGACTTCGTTCTTCTGCCTTGTCGATCCGCAGCAACGGGCCGTGCGCTGGTCCCGCGCCGGGCACGACCCGGCCATCGTCTATCTGCCCGGGACCGGAGCGTTTGAGGAACTGGCCGGAGACAGCGGGCTGCCGCTGGGCGTCATGGACGGGATGGAGTATGTGGAAGATCGGCGCATACTGCCCGAGGGGGCCGTGGTCTTTTTCGGTACGGACGGGGTATGGGAGACGCACGGTCAGGACGGGGAGTTGTTTGGCAAGGACCGGATACGGGACCTTCTGAAATCAAACGCGACCCTTTCCGCATCGGATATCGCCAAAACCGTGGTGTCCTCGGTCCGGGACTTCGCGGGCGAGGACGGCGTTGAGGACGACCTCACCCTGATCGTGCTCAAGCTGAGCTGA
- a CDS encoding caspase family protein, with amino-acid sequence MRTSKFLALIVALLAINLFLPSPARAATSPKTALVIGNSDYPGMPLANPVHDATDISNELKELGFQVTLLTNGTRRQMENAVRGLSKRLADGGVGLFYFAGHGIQVGGENFLIPVDANIESEADVPYEAVSAGRILDHLKLAGNQMNIIILDACRNNPFARSMRSETTGLARMDAPTGSIMAYATAPGSVAADGEGRNGVYTENLLKAMREPGLDIYDTFMQVRRGVIKDTQGKQTPWESSSLIGKFYFREKQPEPVAAPTPPPAPVPDPQTEALKAQLLAMQQQMTALQEQARKNAELAQKREPDESNEELRAQLAAMQQQVADLRQEAHKPQQPAPAPSSGQTEEELKAQLAAVRQEVASLQMSSPTDRRILLTDVDSLTVQKKAKSQAKGRLVLSVVPMAFGWQGNHPKTEWYPKTEQRVLESLAERDDLLPVFSAAGELKKVHPYTLRQDRETALWPEGAAGPPDTLTLKLIAKELHADTLVAVAMDQRANRIRGRIVVLCYLYDARKGELKTYTNFMAQPDAFFPLNDYLAFVQKTVDDGLDQFIGKEKRGWW; translated from the coding sequence GTGCGCACCAGCAAGTTCCTCGCCCTCATCGTCGCATTGTTGGCGATCAACCTCTTCCTGCCCTCCCCCGCCAGGGCCGCGACGTCCCCAAAAACCGCCCTGGTTATCGGCAACTCCGATTATCCGGGCATGCCGCTGGCCAACCCGGTCCACGACGCCACGGACATAAGCAACGAACTCAAGGAACTCGGTTTTCAGGTCACTCTCTTGACCAACGGCACCCGGCGGCAGATGGAAAACGCCGTGCGCGGCCTTTCCAAACGGCTGGCGGATGGCGGCGTGGGCCTGTTCTATTTCGCGGGCCACGGCATCCAGGTGGGCGGCGAGAACTTCCTCATCCCGGTGGACGCCAACATCGAGAGCGAGGCGGACGTACCCTATGAAGCGGTCTCGGCAGGCCGCATCCTCGACCACCTGAAACTGGCGGGCAACCAGATGAACATCATCATCCTGGACGCCTGCCGCAACAACCCCTTCGCCCGCAGCATGCGCTCCGAGACCACCGGTCTGGCACGCATGGACGCACCCACCGGCTCCATCATGGCCTATGCCACGGCGCCGGGCTCGGTGGCCGCAGACGGCGAAGGGCGCAACGGCGTCTACACCGAGAACCTGCTCAAGGCCATGCGCGAACCGGGCCTGGACATTTACGACACCTTCATGCAAGTCCGGCGCGGCGTGATCAAGGATACCCAGGGAAAGCAGACCCCGTGGGAATCCTCGTCCCTGATCGGCAAATTCTACTTCCGCGAGAAACAGCCCGAACCGGTAGCCGCGCCCACTCCCCCGCCCGCGCCGGTCCCCGACCCGCAGACCGAAGCCCTCAAGGCACAGCTTCTGGCCATGCAACAGCAGATGACGGCTCTCCAGGAGCAGGCCAGAAAGAACGCCGAGCTGGCCCAAAAACGGGAGCCCGACGAATCGAACGAAGAACTCAGGGCGCAACTGGCGGCCATGCAGCAACAGGTGGCCGACCTGCGTCAGGAAGCCCACAAGCCCCAGCAACCCGCTCCCGCGCCGAGTTCCGGCCAGACCGAAGAGGAACTCAAGGCCCAGTTGGCCGCCGTACGCCAGGAAGTGGCCTCGCTGCAAATGAGCAGCCCCACGGACAGGCGCATCCTCCTGACCGACGTCGATTCCCTGACAGTCCAGAAAAAGGCCAAAAGCCAGGCCAAAGGCCGACTGGTGCTCTCGGTGGTCCCCATGGCGTTCGGCTGGCAGGGGAATCATCCGAAAACCGAATGGTACCCGAAGACCGAACAGAGAGTGCTGGAGTCACTGGCCGAAAGAGACGACCTCCTCCCCGTGTTTTCCGCTGCAGGCGAGTTGAAGAAGGTACACCCCTACACGCTCAGACAAGACAGGGAAACGGCTCTCTGGCCGGAAGGCGCCGCTGGCCCGCCGGATACCCTGACCCTTAAACTGATTGCCAAGGAACTGCACGCGGACACTCTGGTGGCCGTGGCCATGGACCAGCGCGCCAACAGGATACGGGGGAGAATCGTCGTTCTCTGCTATCTTTACGATGCCCGTAAAGGCGAACTCAAGACCTACACGAACTTCATGGCCCAACCCGATGCCTTCTTTCCGCTGAACGACTATCTGGCGTTCGTCCAGAAAACCGTGGACGATGGTCTGGACCAGTTTATCGGCAAGGAAAAGCGCGGGTGGTGGTAG
- a CDS encoding amphi-Trp domain-containing protein, which translates to MSDERLGTNPLDWVIPDAAPAAVPPMTENRPVDQTTQPAPPACATKDAEPAAPRTALFQPAGSNEEMTMGKGKIKIEQTMDTSHVVAYLKDLADSLESGVIRAENENETLVLGVPDSMQVELKLARKKDKAKCEIELQWYDDGSRADALKISGE; encoded by the coding sequence ATGAGCGACGAAAGACTCGGGACAAACCCACTGGACTGGGTCATTCCGGACGCGGCTCCGGCTGCGGTCCCCCCGATGACGGAAAACCGCCCCGTTGACCAAACCACGCAACCCGCTCCCCCGGCCTGCGCCACAAAGGATGCCGAACCGGCCGCCCCGAGGACCGCTCTGTTCCAACCCGCCGGGAGCAACGAGGAGATGACTATGGGCAAAGGCAAGATCAAGATCGAACAGACCATGGATACGTCCCATGTCGTCGCCTATCTCAAGGACCTGGCCGATTCGCTGGAATCCGGCGTCATCCGCGCCGAGAACGAGAACGAGACCCTGGTCCTCGGCGTGCCCGACTCCATGCAGGTGGAACTCAAGCTCGCCCGCAAAAAGGACAAGGCCAAGTGCGAGATCGAACTGCAATGGTACGACGACGGCTCCAGGGCCGACGCCCTCAAAATCTCCGGAGAGTAA
- a CDS encoding ParA family protein has product MRTIAVLNQKGGVGKTSTAVNLGAALARQDKRVLLLDLDPQAHLTYSLGIMAHELPRTMGAALMRECPLNAVTMEVGPLKVVPASVALAGTEVDLASAQSRETRLRDALSQAEGYDFAIIDCPPNLGMLTLNAMVAAGELLVPVQPEFLALQSLGKLMETVKAIREGWNPGLALSGILMTRYQRTRKLNREIRRKIRDYFGEALLETTIRDNISLAEAPSFGKDIFTYKPRSHGAADYRNLALELLRRGAP; this is encoded by the coding sequence ATGCGCACCATTGCCGTACTGAACCAGAAGGGGGGTGTGGGCAAGACGTCCACTGCCGTGAACCTCGGGGCCGCCCTGGCCCGGCAGGACAAGCGCGTATTGCTGCTGGACCTCGATCCCCAGGCGCACCTGACCTATTCCCTGGGCATCATGGCCCACGAGCTGCCCCGGACCATGGGCGCGGCCCTGATGCGCGAATGCCCACTGAACGCCGTGACCATGGAGGTCGGACCGCTCAAGGTGGTCCCCGCCTCCGTGGCCCTGGCCGGTACCGAGGTGGACCTGGCTTCGGCGCAAAGCCGCGAGACACGGCTGCGCGACGCGCTCTCACAAGCCGAGGGCTACGACTTCGCCATCATCGACTGCCCGCCCAACCTCGGCATGCTGACCCTGAACGCCATGGTCGCCGCCGGCGAACTGCTCGTCCCGGTGCAGCCGGAGTTCCTGGCCCTGCAATCGCTGGGCAAACTCATGGAGACGGTCAAGGCCATCCGCGAAGGCTGGAACCCGGGCCTGGCCCTGTCCGGCATTCTCATGACCCGCTACCAGCGGACCCGCAAACTCAACCGGGAAATCCGGCGCAAGATCCGGGACTACTTCGGCGAGGCCCTGCTGGAAACGACCATCCGCGACAACATTTCCCTGGCCGAGGCCCCCAGCTTCGGCAAGGACATCTTCACCTACAAACCCCGCAGCCACGGGGCCGCCGACTACCGGAACCTGGCCCTGGAACTGCTTCGCAGAGGTGCTCCATGA
- a CDS encoding amphi-Trp domain-containing protein: MDKQKISVKKVLEYKDALSYIEDLAKSFRSGTIVLESGEEHVVMKPAPQVSIKVEAKTKKDKQKIAFELSWSEAASEDLKIGDKQPATVPAVQPEGGAPAVQTEARPPATKEPAKTPAMAEKAEAPAKTVSDVPAKAAAPKAAAKKPTAKKAAAKKTTAKKKTVKKAPAKPAGDK, from the coding sequence GTGGATAAGCAGAAAATCAGTGTCAAAAAGGTCCTGGAATACAAGGACGCCTTGTCCTACATCGAAGACTTGGCCAAAAGCTTCCGCTCCGGCACCATCGTGTTGGAAAGCGGCGAAGAGCACGTGGTCATGAAGCCTGCACCCCAGGTGTCCATCAAGGTGGAGGCCAAGACCAAGAAGGACAAGCAGAAGATCGCTTTCGAGTTGAGCTGGAGCGAGGCCGCTTCCGAGGATCTGAAGATCGGAGACAAGCAACCCGCCACGGTGCCCGCTGTTCAGCCCGAGGGCGGAGCCCCTGCGGTGCAGACAGAGGCTAGGCCCCCGGCAACGAAGGAACCCGCCAAGACTCCGGCAATGGCCGAGAAGGCGGAGGCCCCTGCCAAAACCGTATCCGACGTCCCAGCCAAGGCGGCTGCCCCGAAAGCGGCGGCAAAAAAGCCTACGGCCAAAAAAGCGGCGGCCAAAAAGACGACCGCCAAGAAGAAGACTGTCAAAAAAGCACCGGCCAAACCCGCCGGAGACAAATAA
- a CDS encoding GAK system CofD-like protein: MRIRVTRDVTIPDPRKLEQFRRAPELGPSVLFFSGGTALRDTSRELIRYTHNSIHLITPFDSGGSSAVIRKAFAMPAVGDIRNRLMALADQSVKGNPEIYSLFTNRLPKDGEPDALRGELDAMAAGVHPLVRRIPDPMRKIIRNHFYEFLERMPGSFDLRGASIGNLVLTAGYLSNRRQLDPVIYLFSKLVQVCGVVRPTVNKDLHLAVRLTDGQTIVGQHLITGKESAPLASPVEDIWLTASPDSEERVRTTIRNKTREWIGKADLICYPPGSFYSSVVANLLVDGVGRAVAANTCPKIFVPSTGADPETPGMSVADRADVLCRHLRADAGTGDGEVLGYVLVDAKNGEYTGGIDKKRLEERGFTVIDAPLVTEQSGPNIDGHALSEFLLSLC, translated from the coding sequence GTGCGCATTCGAGTCACCAGGGACGTCACCATCCCGGACCCCCGCAAGCTGGAACAGTTCAGGCGGGCCCCAGAGCTGGGGCCTTCCGTGCTCTTCTTCAGCGGTGGTACTGCGTTGCGCGACACCTCCCGTGAACTCATCCGCTACACCCACAACTCCATCCACCTGATCACCCCGTTCGACTCGGGCGGCAGCTCGGCGGTCATCCGCAAGGCGTTCGCCATGCCCGCCGTGGGCGACATCCGCAATCGGCTCATGGCCCTGGCCGACCAGTCCGTCAAAGGCAATCCCGAAATATACAGCCTGTTCACCAACCGGCTGCCCAAGGATGGCGAGCCCGATGCCCTGCGCGGGGAACTGGACGCCATGGCCGCGGGAGTGCATCCCCTTGTCCGGCGCATCCCGGACCCCATGCGCAAGATCATCCGCAACCATTTCTATGAGTTTCTGGAGCGCATGCCCGGCAGCTTCGATCTCAGGGGCGCGTCCATCGGCAACCTGGTCCTGACCGCCGGGTATCTGTCCAACCGCCGCCAGCTCGACCCGGTCATCTATCTCTTTTCCAAGCTGGTCCAGGTCTGCGGCGTGGTCCGGCCCACCGTGAACAAGGACCTGCACCTGGCCGTGCGCCTCACCGACGGCCAAACCATCGTGGGCCAGCACCTGATCACCGGCAAGGAGTCCGCCCCGCTCGCCTCGCCCGTCGAGGACATCTGGCTGACCGCCTCCCCGGATTCCGAGGAGCGCGTGCGCACGACCATCCGCAACAAGACCAGGGAGTGGATCGGCAAGGCGGACCTGATCTGCTACCCGCCGGGCAGCTTCTATTCCAGTGTCGTGGCCAACCTGCTGGTGGACGGCGTGGGCCGGGCCGTGGCCGCCAACACCTGCCCAAAGATCTTCGTCCCGTCCACGGGGGCGGACCCGGAGACGCCGGGCATGTCCGTGGCCGACCGGGCCGATGTCCTGTGCCGCCACCTGCGCGCCGACGCCGGGACCGGTGATGGCGAGGTCCTCGGCTACGTCCTGGTGGACGCCAAAAACGGCGAATACACGGGCGGCATCGACAAGAAGCGCCTCGAAGAGCGCGGTTTCACCGTGATAGACGCCCCGCTGGTCACGGAACAGAGCGGACCGAACATCGACGGACATGCGTTGAGCGAATTTTTACTGTCGCTGTGCTGA